One genomic region from Pyxicephalus adspersus chromosome 1, UCB_Pads_2.0, whole genome shotgun sequence encodes:
- the HSF2BP gene encoding heat shock factor 2-binding protein isoform X2, with protein MPSLTQNLLHRYECYTQASALAVFICLLSQMSSSSEVEFVLVRRRDLERLTTEVMQMREFLPQIVNSELVESVQRLEVAEGALEVKEQDCEHIRARLEVSQSEYLRAKEENLSLLLQLSTLREKSVQQTYYCTHVGSVLCTLLWSVSNREETVTNILGMDKCTEFFMMASQTVASYVDALDETEQDEDNEDVQYVLGFAGIVTNVAAVSCGRDFLITSCRELMESWIQILGKIRLGTCSRLRVLLLKCLYNVSINQCGLLWMSQVKGFPSALRRLLSDPDAEVCLHALLLFQSLSVDPDVLRLLWKDVQECLPNIMELSQSNNAHLQRTAKELLEEIGGQQNIE; from the exons ATGCCCTCACTAACACAGAATCTTCTTCACAGATATGAATGTTACACACAGGCTTCTGCTTTAGCTGTCTTTATTTGTCTGCTCTCCCAAATGTCAAGTTCCTCAGAGGTGGAGTTTGTCCTGGTGAGGAGGCGGGATTTGGAGCGTCTGACCACTGAGGTGATGCAAATGAGGGAATTCCTGCCACAAATTGTGAACTCTGAGCTGGTGGAAAGTGTGCAGAGGCTGGAAGTAGCAGAGGGCG cactggaggttaagGAGCAAGATTGTGAACATATTAGGGCTCGTCTGGAGGTATCCCAGAGTGAATATCTGAGGGCAAAGGAG GAGAACCTTTCTCTGCTCCTTCAGCTGTCCACCCTGAGAGAAAAGTCTGTTCAGCAGACATACTACTGCACTCACGTGGGATCTGTGTTGTGCACATTGCTCTGGAGCGTCTCAAACAGAGAGGAGACAGTAACAAACATACTGGGAATG GATAAATGTACTGAATTTTTTATGATGGCCTCCCAGACTGTAGCCAGTTATGTGGATGCTTTGGATGAAACAGAACAGGATGAAGACAATGAAGATGTCCAATATGTGCTTGGGTTTGCCGGTATAGTAACCA ATGTGGCAGCCGTGTCCTGTGGTCGGGATTTCCTCATTACATCATGTAGAGAACTGATGGAGAGCTGGATTCAGATCCTTGGGAAGATCAGACTTGGGACATGTAGCCGCTTAAGAGT TCTTCTGTTGAAGTGTCTGTACAATGTCTCTATTAATCAGTGTGGTCTCCTATGGATGAGTCAAGTAAAGGGATTCCCCAGTGCACTGCGGAGGCTTCTGAGTG ATCCAGATGCTGAGGTTTGTCTGCATGCTCTGCTCCTCTTCCAGTCGCTGTCTGTAGATCCAGATGTCCTGAGGCTGCTTTGGAAAGACGTACAGGAGTGTCTGCCAAACATAATGGAACTGTCACAGAGCAACAATGCACACCTGCAAAGAACAGCCAAGGAGCTGCTTGAGGAAATTGGGGGTCAGCAGAATATTGAATAG
- the HSF2BP gene encoding heat shock factor 2-binding protein isoform X1 translates to MLNSPEGMRELQHTRRRYLWYMIYECYTQASALAVFICLLSQMSSSSEVEFVLVRRRDLERLTTEVMQMREFLPQIVNSELVESVQRLEVAEGALEVKEQDCEHIRARLEVSQSEYLRAKEENLSLLLQLSTLREKSVQQTYYCTHVGSVLCTLLWSVSNREETVTNILGMDKCTEFFMMASQTVASYVDALDETEQDEDNEDVQYVLGFAGIVTNVAAVSCGRDFLITSCRELMESWIQILGKIRLGTCSRLRVLLLKCLYNVSINQCGLLWMSQVKGFPSALRRLLSDPDAEVCLHALLLFQSLSVDPDVLRLLWKDVQECLPNIMELSQSNNAHLQRTAKELLEEIGGQQNIE, encoded by the exons ATGCTGAACTCACCTGAGGGAATGCGTGAACTCCAGCATACTAGGAGAAGATACCTTTGGTATATGAT ATATGAATGTTACACACAGGCTTCTGCTTTAGCTGTCTTTATTTGTCTGCTCTCCCAAATGTCAAGTTCCTCAGAGGTGGAGTTTGTCCTGGTGAGGAGGCGGGATTTGGAGCGTCTGACCACTGAGGTGATGCAAATGAGGGAATTCCTGCCACAAATTGTGAACTCTGAGCTGGTGGAAAGTGTGCAGAGGCTGGAAGTAGCAGAGGGCG cactggaggttaagGAGCAAGATTGTGAACATATTAGGGCTCGTCTGGAGGTATCCCAGAGTGAATATCTGAGGGCAAAGGAG GAGAACCTTTCTCTGCTCCTTCAGCTGTCCACCCTGAGAGAAAAGTCTGTTCAGCAGACATACTACTGCACTCACGTGGGATCTGTGTTGTGCACATTGCTCTGGAGCGTCTCAAACAGAGAGGAGACAGTAACAAACATACTGGGAATG GATAAATGTACTGAATTTTTTATGATGGCCTCCCAGACTGTAGCCAGTTATGTGGATGCTTTGGATGAAACAGAACAGGATGAAGACAATGAAGATGTCCAATATGTGCTTGGGTTTGCCGGTATAGTAACCA ATGTGGCAGCCGTGTCCTGTGGTCGGGATTTCCTCATTACATCATGTAGAGAACTGATGGAGAGCTGGATTCAGATCCTTGGGAAGATCAGACTTGGGACATGTAGCCGCTTAAGAGT TCTTCTGTTGAAGTGTCTGTACAATGTCTCTATTAATCAGTGTGGTCTCCTATGGATGAGTCAAGTAAAGGGATTCCCCAGTGCACTGCGGAGGCTTCTGAGTG ATCCAGATGCTGAGGTTTGTCTGCATGCTCTGCTCCTCTTCCAGTCGCTGTCTGTAGATCCAGATGTCCTGAGGCTGCTTTGGAAAGACGTACAGGAGTGTCTGCCAAACATAATGGAACTGTCACAGAGCAACAATGCACACCTGCAAAGAACAGCCAAGGAGCTGCTTGAGGAAATTGGGGGTCAGCAGAATATTGAATAG
- the HSF2BP gene encoding heat shock factor 2-binding protein isoform X3, with product MSSSSEVEFVLVRRRDLERLTTEVMQMREFLPQIVNSELVESVQRLEVAEGALEVKEQDCEHIRARLEVSQSEYLRAKEENLSLLLQLSTLREKSVQQTYYCTHVGSVLCTLLWSVSNREETVTNILGMDKCTEFFMMASQTVASYVDALDETEQDEDNEDVQYVLGFAGIVTNVAAVSCGRDFLITSCRELMESWIQILGKIRLGTCSRLRVLLLKCLYNVSINQCGLLWMSQVKGFPSALRRLLSDPDAEVCLHALLLFQSLSVDPDVLRLLWKDVQECLPNIMELSQSNNAHLQRTAKELLEEIGGQQNIE from the exons ATGTCAAGTTCCTCAGAGGTGGAGTTTGTCCTGGTGAGGAGGCGGGATTTGGAGCGTCTGACCACTGAGGTGATGCAAATGAGGGAATTCCTGCCACAAATTGTGAACTCTGAGCTGGTGGAAAGTGTGCAGAGGCTGGAAGTAGCAGAGGGCG cactggaggttaagGAGCAAGATTGTGAACATATTAGGGCTCGTCTGGAGGTATCCCAGAGTGAATATCTGAGGGCAAAGGAG GAGAACCTTTCTCTGCTCCTTCAGCTGTCCACCCTGAGAGAAAAGTCTGTTCAGCAGACATACTACTGCACTCACGTGGGATCTGTGTTGTGCACATTGCTCTGGAGCGTCTCAAACAGAGAGGAGACAGTAACAAACATACTGGGAATG GATAAATGTACTGAATTTTTTATGATGGCCTCCCAGACTGTAGCCAGTTATGTGGATGCTTTGGATGAAACAGAACAGGATGAAGACAATGAAGATGTCCAATATGTGCTTGGGTTTGCCGGTATAGTAACCA ATGTGGCAGCCGTGTCCTGTGGTCGGGATTTCCTCATTACATCATGTAGAGAACTGATGGAGAGCTGGATTCAGATCCTTGGGAAGATCAGACTTGGGACATGTAGCCGCTTAAGAGT TCTTCTGTTGAAGTGTCTGTACAATGTCTCTATTAATCAGTGTGGTCTCCTATGGATGAGTCAAGTAAAGGGATTCCCCAGTGCACTGCGGAGGCTTCTGAGTG ATCCAGATGCTGAGGTTTGTCTGCATGCTCTGCTCCTCTTCCAGTCGCTGTCTGTAGATCCAGATGTCCTGAGGCTGCTTTGGAAAGACGTACAGGAGTGTCTGCCAAACATAATGGAACTGTCACAGAGCAACAATGCACACCTGCAAAGAACAGCCAAGGAGCTGCTTGAGGAAATTGGGGGTCAGCAGAATATTGAATAG
- the HSF2BP gene encoding heat shock factor 2-binding protein isoform X4, whose translation MQMREFLPQIVNSELVESVQRLEVAEGALEVKEQDCEHIRARLEVSQSEYLRAKEENLSLLLQLSTLREKSVQQTYYCTHVGSVLCTLLWSVSNREETVTNILGMDKCTEFFMMASQTVASYVDALDETEQDEDNEDVQYVLGFAGIVTNVAAVSCGRDFLITSCRELMESWIQILGKIRLGTCSRLRVLLLKCLYNVSINQCGLLWMSQVKGFPSALRRLLSDPDAEVCLHALLLFQSLSVDPDVLRLLWKDVQECLPNIMELSQSNNAHLQRTAKELLEEIGGQQNIE comes from the exons ATGCAAATGAGGGAATTCCTGCCACAAATTGTGAACTCTGAGCTGGTGGAAAGTGTGCAGAGGCTGGAAGTAGCAGAGGGCG cactggaggttaagGAGCAAGATTGTGAACATATTAGGGCTCGTCTGGAGGTATCCCAGAGTGAATATCTGAGGGCAAAGGAG GAGAACCTTTCTCTGCTCCTTCAGCTGTCCACCCTGAGAGAAAAGTCTGTTCAGCAGACATACTACTGCACTCACGTGGGATCTGTGTTGTGCACATTGCTCTGGAGCGTCTCAAACAGAGAGGAGACAGTAACAAACATACTGGGAATG GATAAATGTACTGAATTTTTTATGATGGCCTCCCAGACTGTAGCCAGTTATGTGGATGCTTTGGATGAAACAGAACAGGATGAAGACAATGAAGATGTCCAATATGTGCTTGGGTTTGCCGGTATAGTAACCA ATGTGGCAGCCGTGTCCTGTGGTCGGGATTTCCTCATTACATCATGTAGAGAACTGATGGAGAGCTGGATTCAGATCCTTGGGAAGATCAGACTTGGGACATGTAGCCGCTTAAGAGT TCTTCTGTTGAAGTGTCTGTACAATGTCTCTATTAATCAGTGTGGTCTCCTATGGATGAGTCAAGTAAAGGGATTCCCCAGTGCACTGCGGAGGCTTCTGAGTG ATCCAGATGCTGAGGTTTGTCTGCATGCTCTGCTCCTCTTCCAGTCGCTGTCTGTAGATCCAGATGTCCTGAGGCTGCTTTGGAAAGACGTACAGGAGTGTCTGCCAAACATAATGGAACTGTCACAGAGCAACAATGCACACCTGCAAAGAACAGCCAAGGAGCTGCTTGAGGAAATTGGGGGTCAGCAGAATATTGAATAG